In a single window of the Mugil cephalus isolate CIBA_MC_2020 chromosome 6, CIBA_Mcephalus_1.1, whole genome shotgun sequence genome:
- the prg4b gene encoding proteoglycan 4b isoform X2, translated as MASTILCVVLLVCALRFGDSQTSCKGRCGIEYYRGYACQCDNTCLAYGECCKDFESKCTTRDSCQGRCGEPFKRGRLCNCDESCVEYNQCCSDYKSLCEAEDPYLTEATEPSFIEGSDPDDSVTPLYDPATYSPDTVTDDVDNPESSPIPESTSGYEPSTATDTPDVIPQTEDDKLFTLEPTREVPTESTDAVDLTGSPQPTAAADLDSSQPTSPSVPELEITTQVEPESVDDVTTVSTLELETSEVTTIPASLMPDSTDTPQETTPNTESFSDDVTTSPTSLTADLEDPSTTVPPPGEELDAASTAAPLSTTAAQDDATSVTEADQPATPVPTSPQISDPPSKPQDKPSTTRPVPAKPGTKPAGTAQTGKPGDQKDYQADDSNDTDLCSGRPVAGVTALRNGTVVVFRGHYFWLLDRNRIPGPARVITEVWGVPSPIDTVFTRCNCQGKTYIFKGSRYWRYDNDVLDSGFPKVIQTGFGGLRGHITAALSVPQYRSRRETVYFFKRGGTVQKYSYQEGTSPTCGQKAKHAVYTIRTRMARQAVSVLEPAISIRTSWRGFPSTITAAVSVPSNREPEGYKYYVFSKSKSYNVRMDSGRPVVPAPKANAPPQATDFIKCPKKN; from the exons ATGGCTTCCACAatactttgtgttgttttgctggtCTGTGCACTCAGATTTGGTGATTCTCAGA CGAGCTGCAAAGGACGGTGTGGCATTGAATACTACAGGGGCTACGCGTGCCAGTGTGACAACACCTGTCTGGCTTATGGAGAGTGCTGCAAGGACTTTGAATCTAAATGCACCACAA GAGACTCATGTCAGGGCCGGTGCGGGGAACCTTTCAAGAGAGGCCGGCTTTGTAACTGCGACGAAAGTTGTGTGGAATACAATCAGTGTTGTTCAGATTACAAATCACTCTGTGAAGCAGAAG ACCCGTATCTGACTGAAGCGACCGAGCCGTCATTCATCGAGGGCAGCGATCCAG ATGACTCTGTAACTCCTCTGTACGATCCAGCAACATATTCACCGGATACCGTCACTGATG ACGTGGACAATCCAGAGTCAAGTCCAATCCCAGAGAGCACCAGCGGCTACGAGCCCTCTACAGCTACAGACACGCCGGACGTCATTCCTCAGACAGAAGATGACAAGCTCTTCACACTTGAGCCCACTAGAGAAGTCCCAACGGAAAGTACAG ATGCCGTGGATCTCACAGGTTCACCTCAGCCCACAGCAGCAGCCGACCTCGACTCCAGTCAGCCCACTTCTCCCAGCGTCCCGGAGCTGGAGATCACGACCCAGGTTGAGCCGGAGTCTGTGGACGATGTCACAACCGTCAGCACACTGGAGTTAGAAACCTCTGAGGTCACCACCATCCCTGCCTCATTAATGCCGGACTCCACAGACACCCCACAGGAAACCACTCCCAACACCGAGAGCTTCTCAGACGATGTCACGACAAGCCCCACTTCTCTAACTGCAGACCTCGAAGATCCTTCCACCACTGTCCCTCCACCTGGGGAAGAGTTGGATGCTGCATCGACCGCCGCTCCCTTGTCCACAACTGCAGCGCAGGATGACGCCACAAGCGTAACGGAGGCTGACCAGCCAGCCACCCCCGTACCAACCAGTCCCCAAATATCTGACCCTCCCTCCAAACCCCAGGACAAACCTAGTACAACCAGACCTGTCCCTGCTAAACCTGGGACAAAGCCTGCGGGTACGGCACAAACTGGGAAACCAGGTGACCAGAAAGATTACCAAGCAG ATGACAGCAATGACACGGACCTGTGCAGTGGGCGGCCGGTCGCCGGAGTCACCGCACTGAGGAACGGCACGGTTGTGGTGTTCAGAG GCCACTACTTCTGGTTActggacagaaacagaattCCAGGTCCGGCCCGGGTCATCACAGAGGTGTGGGGCGTCCCTTCGCCCATTGACACCGTCTTCACGCGCTGCAACTGCCAGGGAAAGACGTACATTTTCAAG GGAAGTCGGTACTGGAGGTATGATAATGACGTTTTGGACAGCGGCTTTCCCAAAGTCATTCAAACAGGCTTTGGTGGACTACGTGGTCACATCACAGCTGCCCTGTCTGTGCCTCAGTACCGGAGCAGGAGAGAGACCGTCTACTTCTTCAAGAGAG GTGGCACAGTCCAGAAATATTCATATCAGGAGGGGACCAGTCCAACATGTGGTCAGAAAGCCAAGCATGCCGTGTACACAATCCGCACCCGAATGGCTCGACAAGCAG TGTCAGTTTTGGAACCAGCCATCAGCATCCGGACGTCCTGGAGAGGCTTCCCCTCCACCATCACGGCTGCCGTGTCCGTCCCCAGCAACAGGGAACCAGAGGGATACAAATACTACGTCTTCTCCAAAT cAAAGTCCTACAATGTGAGGATGGACAGCGGCCGCCCCGTCGTCCCTGCTCCTAAAGCCAACGCCCCACCTCAGGCCACTGACTTCATCAAGTGTCCGAagaaaaactga
- the prg4b gene encoding proteoglycan 4b isoform X1: MASTILCVVLLVCALRFGDSQTSCKGRCGIEYYRGYACQCDNTCLAYGECCKDFESKCTTRDSCQGRCGEPFKRGRLCNCDESCVEYNQCCSDYKSLCEAEEKIYGAASETAPMKSNSCDNVNNNKPKDPYLTEATEPSFIEGSDPDDSVTPLYDPATYSPDTVTDDVDNPESSPIPESTSGYEPSTATDTPDVIPQTEDDKLFTLEPTREVPTESTDAVDLTGSPQPTAAADLDSSQPTSPSVPELEITTQVEPESVDDVTTVSTLELETSEVTTIPASLMPDSTDTPQETTPNTESFSDDVTTSPTSLTADLEDPSTTVPPPGEELDAASTAAPLSTTAAQDDATSVTEADQPATPVPTSPQISDPPSKPQDKPSTTRPVPAKPGTKPAGTAQTGKPGDQKDYQADDSNDTDLCSGRPVAGVTALRNGTVVVFRGHYFWLLDRNRIPGPARVITEVWGVPSPIDTVFTRCNCQGKTYIFKGSRYWRYDNDVLDSGFPKVIQTGFGGLRGHITAALSVPQYRSRRETVYFFKRGGTVQKYSYQEGTSPTCGQKAKHAVYTIRTRMARQAVSVLEPAISIRTSWRGFPSTITAAVSVPSNREPEGYKYYVFSKSKSYNVRMDSGRPVVPAPKANAPPQATDFIKCPKKN; this comes from the exons ATGGCTTCCACAatactttgtgttgttttgctggtCTGTGCACTCAGATTTGGTGATTCTCAGA CGAGCTGCAAAGGACGGTGTGGCATTGAATACTACAGGGGCTACGCGTGCCAGTGTGACAACACCTGTCTGGCTTATGGAGAGTGCTGCAAGGACTTTGAATCTAAATGCACCACAA GAGACTCATGTCAGGGCCGGTGCGGGGAACCTTTCAAGAGAGGCCGGCTTTGTAACTGCGACGAAAGTTGTGTGGAATACAATCAGTGTTGTTCAGATTACAAATCACTCTGTGAAGCAGAAG AAAAAATCTATGGAGCTGCCAGTGAAACGGCACCAATGAAGAGTAATTCGTGtgataatgtaaataataacaaacccaaag ACCCGTATCTGACTGAAGCGACCGAGCCGTCATTCATCGAGGGCAGCGATCCAG ATGACTCTGTAACTCCTCTGTACGATCCAGCAACATATTCACCGGATACCGTCACTGATG ACGTGGACAATCCAGAGTCAAGTCCAATCCCAGAGAGCACCAGCGGCTACGAGCCCTCTACAGCTACAGACACGCCGGACGTCATTCCTCAGACAGAAGATGACAAGCTCTTCACACTTGAGCCCACTAGAGAAGTCCCAACGGAAAGTACAG ATGCCGTGGATCTCACAGGTTCACCTCAGCCCACAGCAGCAGCCGACCTCGACTCCAGTCAGCCCACTTCTCCCAGCGTCCCGGAGCTGGAGATCACGACCCAGGTTGAGCCGGAGTCTGTGGACGATGTCACAACCGTCAGCACACTGGAGTTAGAAACCTCTGAGGTCACCACCATCCCTGCCTCATTAATGCCGGACTCCACAGACACCCCACAGGAAACCACTCCCAACACCGAGAGCTTCTCAGACGATGTCACGACAAGCCCCACTTCTCTAACTGCAGACCTCGAAGATCCTTCCACCACTGTCCCTCCACCTGGGGAAGAGTTGGATGCTGCATCGACCGCCGCTCCCTTGTCCACAACTGCAGCGCAGGATGACGCCACAAGCGTAACGGAGGCTGACCAGCCAGCCACCCCCGTACCAACCAGTCCCCAAATATCTGACCCTCCCTCCAAACCCCAGGACAAACCTAGTACAACCAGACCTGTCCCTGCTAAACCTGGGACAAAGCCTGCGGGTACGGCACAAACTGGGAAACCAGGTGACCAGAAAGATTACCAAGCAG ATGACAGCAATGACACGGACCTGTGCAGTGGGCGGCCGGTCGCCGGAGTCACCGCACTGAGGAACGGCACGGTTGTGGTGTTCAGAG GCCACTACTTCTGGTTActggacagaaacagaattCCAGGTCCGGCCCGGGTCATCACAGAGGTGTGGGGCGTCCCTTCGCCCATTGACACCGTCTTCACGCGCTGCAACTGCCAGGGAAAGACGTACATTTTCAAG GGAAGTCGGTACTGGAGGTATGATAATGACGTTTTGGACAGCGGCTTTCCCAAAGTCATTCAAACAGGCTTTGGTGGACTACGTGGTCACATCACAGCTGCCCTGTCTGTGCCTCAGTACCGGAGCAGGAGAGAGACCGTCTACTTCTTCAAGAGAG GTGGCACAGTCCAGAAATATTCATATCAGGAGGGGACCAGTCCAACATGTGGTCAGAAAGCCAAGCATGCCGTGTACACAATCCGCACCCGAATGGCTCGACAAGCAG TGTCAGTTTTGGAACCAGCCATCAGCATCCGGACGTCCTGGAGAGGCTTCCCCTCCACCATCACGGCTGCCGTGTCCGTCCCCAGCAACAGGGAACCAGAGGGATACAAATACTACGTCTTCTCCAAAT cAAAGTCCTACAATGTGAGGATGGACAGCGGCCGCCCCGTCGTCCCTGCTCCTAAAGCCAACGCCCCACCTCAGGCCACTGACTTCATCAAGTGTCCGAagaaaaactga